atttaaatttcttaatattttctatataattGGTTCGACCTAAAAATCTTGAATGTAAATAAAATTACTCAAGTTTTCTAGTAGAAGAGAATTATTCGCACGagatttttggagaaatttaattcgtggaatttgaatttttatatttgtattaattttagtgTAGCaaatacaatctctaatataataattctttgaagctttcaaaataaactttaatctgtaagttggttgatcttcttagattaTCGGCTTtcgggcttattgatcttcttggatgatcaatctttaggcttgatgatcttcttggatgatcggcctttggacttgataatcttcttggaggattagtgttcgcacgaggcttccggagaaacttatttcatggagttgaacttgattAGTGTTGATCTTGatattgatttgatgcgatgtagttcaatctctagtacttgattctcttattttctttcaatcgaatgcgtacgcttgatttgaggaagtgaagTGCGTGATGATCttggagttgaagtcttggaagaatgcttgtatctccaaaggaaTTCTGTTTTCAGGTGTGGTCAGCTTTAGAAGTCAGAGAGTTTTCTAGttgttgggagaattctctTTAGGTGTAGAATTTCTGATTGAGCTTTTCCTTGAGTTTGAGGAGATTGAATCTTCAGCTTGTAGGTTGTGAGAATACAATCAGTTTGTTGAAATCTTCTAATCTTCAAACCTTCAAATAGTTTAGATCTTTAGTTCTTTAGAATTTGAGTGTTTTAGCCTTCGAAATTTTGAGAAGCTTCAGTTTTCAGTACTTGAGAGCTTGAGAGCATTAGTTTTCAAGAATTAGAAGCTTCAGTTACTTAGATCTTGGGAGCTtaaatcttcagagctttaataTGTCTTTTGATGAGCTTTGATATGTCTTGAGCTTGGAATTGATCTTCAGAGTTTTAGTATGTCTTATGATCTTCACAACTGCTAACTTCAGAGAGCTTTGGCTTTTAATTCTTCCAACCTCCTCCCCAAATGAAAGATAagccctctatttatagagatttTTCATGGGCCTTACATGTATTTGGGCCTAATTACTCTATTGGGCTCAAATTGGGTTTGGGCTAAAGTAATATACTTGagcttaatctttaatttagcTCAAATTTTCACCATGGatttgaattgggttgggtccGAGCGACTTTAATTACTTGGCTCGatccaacttataattttttcaatagACTCGTGCTTTCATTGATGATGTGACAATTCGTTATTCAccgaaatttctcattcaacaagaataattaacaattaaattatttatatatataatctgaAATGTAAGtatgatatttatttactaCTAATAATAACATATTCATTGTCTGGGtcattaaacaataaaatttaaaatttaaatataatatttctataataacaataaaaacataacaataactACTCTAATAAATTAAAGAAGAGGCAAACAGAAGAATTCATTCTCCGTCCTACTTTAAGGTAAACtttttttcttcacttattCCACTCAAAAATAAATCTTTCCCTCGTTAAGGGCGAGTCCTGCGAGAAAAATGAACATCTTTAAATCATAAAGGAACGGCCCGGTCCTTGTATGGCCACATAACCGGAAACAAAAAACCGGTTTAACCAGACCGGCTTTCCGGTTTTGAAATGATGGTTATAGGCTCAAGTCATGCGAGCCAACAGACAAACCCGGAAGGCCACTGCTTCACCAAGGAAGACGAAGATGCTCCGGCCGCCGTTTGCAAAGCGCTTTTCGAATCTCACATCTCTCAGTTTTCTGCTTCGTTTCAGTCAATATGTAAttaatttcttgatttttcatctcctcttgttttgttttctcttcCATTCTCGTTTCTCTAATTTGTTTTGGTATCTTTAGAGGGAAATGCATAGCAGAAATCGGAAGGCCATGGAGTTGATTGCCAAAGGATGGAGTGCTTTGAAGGAAGTCGATAGAGTTATTGATTATTGTGAGCTCAATGATCGCCGCCTCATCCCCCTTCTTCGGGTAGTTTCTTTGAATTATACGAAAAAGCCTGTTTGGTCGCTGAAATAATCGTTAACGTTACTTTTTTACAATTGCTCATAAATCATGTAATGTAATTTAACTAATTACTAGtgtttttattgtttatattcaaaattcatGCAGCTCGACGTCCCCACTGAGTTGTATATAATCcttgattttcttgaattttcctTTGATTCATATGTTTTCAGGATTTACTGGAAACTTAAAGTGCTCGAGTTCAAATTGAGTgttatttcatttctttcctAATTAATATTAGTTGATAGTacatttgttgagttttatgctACTTCCCAAATAGATTAGTCCTGTCCTAATTGATTAAGTTGTTAGCTCAAGCTTTTGGGTTATCACCTTATGCTTTTAGGTTTAGTGGCAGCTAAACAATTTGGTTGTGTctgaataagaaaaaaaagtatgcCATTGTCCAGTAGCTAATGTGATATTCTTCACAGAACAGTGGCCTTCTTTTgctatattaattattttgcaTTTTCTATCTACTTTGTCTGATTTCTTTCTGTCATTGGGATTACTTTCTCACAAGATGGACGACATTGTTCTTCTTTGTCATCTTATCAGACAGCgaaggaaaattttgaattggcTCTTGAAGTTGATAATTCAAATACCCATGCTAGGTATTGGTTGTCAAAATTGCATTTGAAGTACCATGTCCCAGGGGGATGTAAAGCTGTGTAAGTGAGCCTTGTACTTTATTTCTTGAACAATACGTTATTGGGAATTTGGGATTACTGCTGTAGTTCTTGACTTTTGTGTTCTAAACATTATTGCTGCAACATTTGAGGTAAGTTAGGTTGGCATATGAAAGAAATTCAGATAAACTTTTTCCTTCTGTCCGAAAGAGAATATTCATCCGGACTATTTTGATATTGTATTGTCTTTCAAGATCAATGTTTTAAAAGGCTAAAGGAGGCCTTGAGGCTTTTACTCTTCAAAAGGTGAGCCGTAAGCCTCGAGACATATGAGGCATAAGCctcaaatattgaattaaaaacatTTTGCAAAACCTAAATTGGTATGACCAAGTCTTGCTAAACATGATAGTCATATAACTGTAAAAAGAAGCGTCACCCTCACAATTTTCAGTCAATAAAAAATTCTAAAGGGACATCTTCATCATCTCTACTACTACTATTATCATTAATAGGATTGATTTATACTATAAATGTTTGCCTTCAGTGTTCTCAAGGTCAACAGTAAAAATAGTCTTTGTTCAAATAGTCACATCTCTCGAAccttaatattttttaagaattaggCAAATgactattatttttctaatcacTAGGGGAGGCATAGAGATTTAAGCCTTAATGCGTTTTCACAAAGGCGCAAGCCTCTTGTGGTTCAACAAAGGTGTAAGTCTCGAGGCTAAAACTTAGAGCCTTGCCTTGAGGCAAGTCTTAAGGCGTAAGCCTTGATAgcgttttaaaatattattaggaTTTTTGTCTAAAATTTCATCAGAATTTAAAGTCTTAACCATCTTTTTTATACcttcaaatgttttaatatttaCTTTCATTTGTTCCTTGCCTGTTTCAAATCTCAGAAAAGTATGAAGTAGACAAACTGATTCATTTGTCTTCAagtttttggaatttattttGGATCTCCATGGCCATGGCATCTATTAGATGCCTGCTGGTTTTTTGTTCAGGGACACATTTGactctccttttcttctttattgTAACAGAGGAGCTGCATTATTGGTTGAAGCAGCAGATATGGGCGATGCAGATGCACAATATGAACTTGGTTGTCGTCTGAGAGTTGAGGTTAAACTCCTAATTCTTGTTGTTAGTGAAATGCGCTGTCCAATCTATAAATAAGAGCAAAGTCTTaggctttttttaaaaagaaatttggttGAGTTAAGTTAATTAACTTCTAGCCTTCTTCTTGGGTTAACTGTGGTTTTGTTTTCACATCACTAACGAGACCCGTTCACTGAATACTAAATTTGGAATTCATTTAAAGAACTCACTCGCAGTTGAGAGAGACTGTAATTGATCATATACTGCTGTCAAATTCCGTTAGAAACTTGTTTGTATGCCTAACCATATGAGTTATTCTCACGAAGTTAGGTGTAAATATCGTTTTTTGCCTACTGCTTGTAGTCATGTTAGCAAGTTAAGTATTCACACTTGCATGCTTGTGCTTGTTTCATTAACGATGGTGAAATGTTTTGTGTAGAACAAATATGTACAATCAGACCAACAAGCTTTCTATTATCTGGAGAAAGCTGTTGACCAGGTATGACTCCTAATTGCAGGCTTAAAGAGATCGTATCTTCAAATTGTGCATCAAACCTTACCTGAACTTGCAATGTTCTAGCTACATCCAGGTGCACTTTTTCTTTTAGGTGCAGTATATCTGACTGGAGACTGCGTGAAGCAAGATATTGCATCAGCATTATGGTGTTTCCATCGGGCTTCAGAGAAGGTAGTATAATGTCTTCATTTTATCATGATTAGATAGCAATTTTATGGTGCGTTCTTTGGCACTGCGTTTGCAACTACAGTGTCCAGCCTAGTTCCAGGCAAGCACCGGATATTCACCTCAAAAATCAG
This DNA window, taken from Benincasa hispida cultivar B227 chromosome 6, ASM972705v1, whole genome shotgun sequence, encodes the following:
- the LOC120079340 gene encoding uncharacterized protein LOC120079340, giving the protein MRANRQTRKATASPRKTKMLRPPFAKRFSNLTSLSFLLRFSQYREMHSRNRKAMELIAKGWSALKEVDRVIDYCELNDRRLIPLLRTAKENFELALEVDNSNTHARYWLSKLHLKYHVPGGCKAVGAALLVEAADMGDADAQYELGCRLRVENKYVQSDQQAFYYLEKAVDQLHPGALFLLGAVYLTGDCVKQDIASALWCFHRASEKGHAGAAIAYGSLLLKGVEVPESLTKFSLKNGSTRKARKSPDGPVMNSVEMAREQFNAAAVSGCDLGLKWLNRIEEEEKSLSTESR